The Phoenix dactylifera cultivar Barhee BC4 unplaced genomic scaffold, palm_55x_up_171113_PBpolish2nd_filt_p 001240F, whole genome shotgun sequence genomic sequence GAAATTTGATAATCAACACCCACATGTACATTATACATGAAGGTACACAACaaaatttttttgtttaatacAATAAATGTTGTAAGTACCTGATGGCATCCATGCTTTGAAATATTACATACACCAGGGTCCCTAGTTCCCAATAGCGTTAAGCATTGTTTATACAACTCTGGGGAGGCAAGGTCAACAGAGATATCAAGCTTAGAAAGGTAATTACAGCAATAACGGGACCGATCATCTCCTGCTGTTTTAGAAGGAACAGGGGTCTTTTCATCTATAGTTTCTGGAGGTGCTTCAGCAGCATTCTTAGCAGAAGGTGCATCAATAGATCGCTTGATTTCAGAGCTTTCAGAACGGGCCTGTTCACTGCTTGACTTGTTGCCAGACTGCCCAGCCCAACCTTCATCTGGCAGTGAATGAGTTGAATAATCTGACTCCTGAGGCTGAGAAATCTCTATATTCAAGTTTCCATGTTGTACCTTCCATGTAGCAGCACTCGTCTCCCATCCTCTGCTGTCCATTAGATGCCTATTCTGATGATCCCATTCTGGTCTCCCATAGGCATGGGAATCATCACCGAGTACACCATTTCTTCCATCCCACCCTTGCAACTGAGGAGGATATGGACTCTCCATTATATTATGCCACCCAAATGGGCGGACATGAGCATGGGTCACGTCCATATATGGTCTCATACCAAATAGAGATGGAGCAGGAAAATGCTGCATAGAAGAAGGAAATCCAGGAGGCATCGGTCCATGCTGGAAAGGCGGGAAACTGTTAGCAACTGGAGATGGCCATGTTGGGATACTCTTCCAATCACTTCCCTGTCCTCTACCAGTATTGAGATCACTGTTTTTTCTGTAACGGCTACTGGATTTGCGATCCCCAATTTGAGATATGTTATCCTCTTCGTATGAACCCAAAACTGGACTGTCAATTCCATGCCTGACAGGCTGCGGAGGTGGAAGATGACCCGGTAAACTTCCAAGGAAACGATCATTTCGGTTGAAAGAAGATGGACCAAGAGGAACATGTTCACAGTTCTCTGCCTTAGAATAATCATCCATACTAGGGTTCTTCAATAGTAACTTTCGCTCTCTGACATCTGCAATGGGATAATCTCTTTGATCCCTGTAAGAGCTGCTTTTTTTGGCCACATCTTCAATATCATGACTACGCCTTGTGCCGCCTCTATATAAAAATTGTCGATCGATTGAATGAGATTTCTCCATTAACTGAACTGATGGGGATCGACCATCTGATCTTTGGGTCTTGCCAAATTTGGAAGATGCAGCTGTTTCAATCAGATATTCACCTGAAGCAACGTGATCCTTTGTTTTGGTCTTCTCTAAAGACCGTGAATCAGAAGTTCTATCACGACCTCCTGAAACGCCTGCAAGATCTCCCATGGTAGCTACACTATAGTGATCTCTCTCTCCAGATGGCAATTCTTGGCGTGCAGGCTCTGCTTGCCTCAAGCTATGCCTGAAGATATAAAGATGAAAGCACATTATACACTTCCCACTGTCAACTGTCTAATTAATTCAAGTAAAGAATATTTCTAACTAAAACAATTCCTTAAACTTTAGTACATAAACAATGATCACATAAGTTATTTCCTGCACCACATATATAAGTTATATGGCGCAGAAGAACACCAGATTGACAAGCAGGCTATCAACAAAACTAAAGAGATCCATGGAAAGAGAACTTCAACAAGGGAAGACACATCAGGAGCTAGAGATACAGGAGTACCGCTCAATAGGGTATCTCCATCACACAGGCACATCCTTTCAAACCCCACACACTCCAGATAGTCAAATAATcagttggagagagagagagagagagagagagagagagagagagagagagagagagagagagagagaaggggggggagggagggactGTGGGAGGGAGTGGGGCTTTCTACATGCAATGTTATAACAACCTCAAATGGACACAAAGCTATATCAGGTCCATGTCCAAATTGTATCCatctaaattaattttaaatgcaATATGTGCACCCTTTCAGGTCAACTATTTGTTCCCACGATAATCTCACTGAAttatatgcaaagagaatgaaTTAAAGCAGGCACCGATCATGAAGGTACTGGATATGAAGACCGAAGGTTCCAGGCACTACCAAGTATAATGGGAGTAAACAGCATATAATAGATAAACCTGCTCATACCTGCTTTGATCCTTAATGGCATGACCAACAGAGCTGGGAGAACTCTTTGGTCGTTTATTGCTGCGATTGGAATCAATCTTGTCTGGCCTAGCTCTGTCAACGTCGCCATGTGACTCTTTTGCACTTTGAGGCCTCGAGTCACCATAAGCGTCATTTTCATCAAATGACCTCCTCCTTTCCCTCGAATCCTTATATTTGGTGCTGTGATCCTCAAAATAAGAACCACCATGATCACTATCCTGAGGCTTACTTCTCTTATAACGATTCTCTGAAATCCTATTTTCATCCCTGTGACGCTTACTGTCAGATCTGTTGCTAGTATGATCCCTTGAGGAAAGCTCTTCTCGGTGTCTGTCATCTCGATGCCTTTGATCTCTGTCAAGATCCTCCCGATGTTTATCTCTATACTTTCCATCTTTATGCCTTTCATCCCTGTGCCTTTCATTTCTATCGCTTTCATTTCTGGGGCAATCGTCTCTTGAAGATAATCGCCTATCATCACTATCCCTGCCATCACTCTGCCATTTATCTCTATCAGCAGAGCCATCTCCCCCCCTCATAGGTTTCTCAAGCTCCTTCTCCAACTCAGCATTGCGCAATTCATCTCGTATTTGCCATTCTATAAACCCAAAAACAAatgaaatatataattaaaaaataatgctTGATCGTTATtgtcaaaaatattcttaataaataatGTTGATGGACTACATTATACATATCAAGAAAATTTCTAGTACATCTCCTCCCTTCCGTAATTTAACAGgtacaaaagaaaaacacagtGCTTAACTGTCTAGGCAAAAGAGACTAATTAAACATAGCAAGCACCGATAAAAAAGAAATTAGATGCATAAAAAAAGAGGAGTACATTATGCTTTATTATCAACCAAAGAGAAAAATGTCGCACAACATTTTATCTCCAACAGAGAAGGATAAATCGTCAAAGTGGGATGTTTGAGAACATGATTGGGGATCGATGATTACTGTGAGAACTTATTTTATAGAATTCCCCTCATAAACTTTCCCCGATGTAATGAGGTCAACAGAAGCACATATCAACTAATCTTTTAATAAATGCATATATTAACCAGACAGCCATTTCACAAATCAcaacaaaataaaatacatgTTCCAAGCGTGTAACTTgatcatcataatcaatgcttCATTTGATACTGTTCATACTTCCAAGATCTCAAGCAAGTAGAAGATAAATGGGCACTGTAACAAATGTTTCACGAATACATATTGTACCTGCTGTTGGTTTGCACAAAAAAATCCTGAACAGATGCCTGATAGGTTGTGATTATACATGCTAACCTCTGAAAGGAATTCCTATGATTAGAAAGGCTAGCACAGACAAGCTTGCCATCTCCCCTTATGGGCCCCATAAGGATCTCTCTATTATGGACCCCATAAGGTTAATGGCCTCTCCACAACCTTGTCAAATTGGCTTGCAGATGATGTTCTCATCTTTTAAAACCCTGAGCTTAT encodes the following:
- the LOC103702975 gene encoding uncharacterized protein LOC103702975; translated protein: MPRSSRHRSHREHKYRERSDSEEDRNSRDPKERVEERDNGSRVSRDLESKKRTSSSVPQPSQGKDQTGAGGGYVSVEHGRKRKDREEDSAASDRLNGAREDDRVADLGHIDENFGLAESKKAPKSKLSAVASRERASRRPEGSAERYEDGSSKVELTKRRSEKDLSRDWSHRESISQCKDAKEKGRERGSEKDLSRDLSHRESSNQYKDAKEKERDRGLERDKKVHGSRHERPNDAGSWNQAAKTGFSEEERALKKDRELTEWQIRDELRNAELEKELEKPMRGGDGSADRDKWQSDGRDSDDRRLSSRDDCPRNESDRNERHRDERHKDGKYRDKHREDLDRDQRHRDDRHREELSSRDHTSNRSDSKRHRDENRISENRYKRSKPQDSDHGGSYFEDHSTKYKDSRERRRSFDENDAYGDSRPQSAKESHGDVDRARPDKIDSNRSNKRPKSSPSSVGHAIKDQSRHSLRQAEPARQELPSGERDHYSVATMGDLAGVSGGRDRTSDSRSLEKTKTKDHVASGEYLIETAASSKFGKTQRSDGRSPSVQLMEKSHSIDRQFLYRGGTRRSHDIEDVAKKSSSYRDQRDYPIADVRERKLLLKNPSMDDYSKAENCEHVPLGPSSFNRNDRFLGSLPGHLPPPQPVRHGIDSPVLGSYEEDNISQIGDRKSSSRYRKNSDLNTGRGQGSDWKSIPTWPSPVANSFPPFQHGPMPPGFPSSMQHFPAPSLFGMRPYMDVTHAHVRPFGWHNIMESPYPPQLQGWDGRNGVLGDDSHAYGRPEWDHQNRHLMDSRGWETSAATWKVQHGNLNIEISQPQESDYSTHSLPDEGWAGQSGNKSSSEQARSESSEIKRSIDAPSAKNAAEAPPETIDEKTPVPSKTAGDDRSRYCCNYLSKLDISVDLASPELYKQCLTLLGTRDPGVCNISKHGCHQNVNDVNKVVGKSPNNLLTSLFPTNTEAYFQRAMSLYKKQRDVAKAMFPVVTAKGEKDSLEVSDADKAKVIDEQPPEEMSLANANSCRSKEEEGSNVIAEAKDNVSADAKERKNTNANAPGDLSGDAKEQHSDVISDAVVFGEGSQACEAVRSECRVNLSRIPISPESTH